Part of the Flavobacterium sp. MDT1-60 genome, CTGATAATGCAGGTCCTACAATACAAACCGAGGTCCATAAGCCGCCCATCACTATTGTTTTATTTCCTTTACTTACTACTTCTTTGTAAGCATTAGCATCTTCCCAGAAATTCATAGTGGTTCTGTCAAAATACTTAGTGCTTGATTTAGGATAAAACTCCAGAACTTCGGGAAAAACCGGTCCGCTAAAAGACTCTTCAGCTACAGTTGTTATAACTGTAGGCACTTTAAAAATCTTAGATGCGCCTGCAACCAGGGCAGTATTAGTTCTAAGCTGATCCACGGGCATATTACCCACTGCAAATGCCATCTGGCTTTCATGATCTACCAAAATCAAAGTATGATTTTTTGGGTTTAACAATTGTGGACTTGGTTTTTGTGCAAATGCATTTAGTGAAGACAACGCAACTGCTGCTGCTAAAATTAAATTTTTCATAATGATTCAGATTTAATGGTTAATTTTTTTAACTGTTTGATTTTTATAACTTCTTTTTAATTAAAACTTTAGATCAATTTTTAAATTGATTATCTATTACTAATTTCTTCTATTTAACTTTTTTACTCAAAAAGTTTATAATCAGTTTAGAAATTTCTAAGTGGTGTTCTTCTAAGGCAAAATGACCGCCGTTTAATAAATGAATTTCAGCATTTGGGTTGTCTTTTAGATATGCATTTGCCCCCGCAGCTGTAAAAAACTGATCATTCTTACCCCAAATAATTAGCATGGGTGGCTTGTATTTGGCAAAATACTGATGCCATTTTTCATACAGTGCTATATTAGATCCATAATCACGAAATAGCGCCAACTGTATAACATCATTTCCTTTTCTATCTAAATAATACTGATCAATACTATAGCTATCCGGTGCTATTTTCTCAGGTGCTCCGGCACCAGTTATATATTGCCATTTTGTAGCATCAATGGTCAGAAAAAAACGTGCTGCCTTTTCAGTTTCGGCATTTGGATTTTGAACATATGTTATTAACGGTTTTAGAACTTCACCTAATCCTTCAATATAAGCATTTGAATTTTGAATTATAAGTGATTGAATTAGTTCGGGTCTTCTTGTCGCTATTCGCATACCAACAGGTCCTCCATAATCCTGAATGTAAAGACTCGTTTTCTTAATTTTCAATTGATCAATAAAATGCTCCATTGTAATGGATAAATTATCAAAGGTGTATTGATACTGTTGAGGAGTTGGAGCACTACTTTGTCCAAAACCAGGATAATCAGGAGCAAGTACGTGATAATTACGAGCTAGTTCATTAATCAGATTTCGGTACATGTGCGACGATGACGGAAATCCATGTAATAAAATAATGGTAGGTTTTGTTGTCTCCCCTGCTTCGCGGTAAAAAATTTTTAAACTATCAACGAGTATTGTTTTGTATTCGACTGCTTTGTAAACAGTACCCTGTGAAGCTACCTCTTGCTTTACAGAGTGTTTTGCGTACGAATTAAAGCATGTTAAAAACATAATCGTTAAGACGGACATAATAAGTTTTGTCTTCATTTTATTTGTTTTAGTTTTTTAATAAATGGTCTGCAGAATATTTCCCAGAAGGAAATTATGTCTGACTGAATGTTTTAACAGAATTATCTTTTTTGATATCCTCCATAAAAATTGACCGGTGACCACTCTGGAATTGCTTTTTCAATCTCAGGACTTAGTTTGCCAAACTCTTTGTCACCGAAGACAACATTACCACCAACTACTGTTAAAACAGCCGATAAATCTTTGATTTTACTTTCTGGTACGCTGAAATAATCATCTGATAATACTATAAAATCGGCAAACATTCCTTTTTCCAAAGTACCTTTTACAGCTTCTTCTTTTGAAACCCAAGCACTACCCTTTGTATATAATAAAAGTGCTTCTTCTCGTGTAAGCATGTTGTCAGGAGCACTCAACTGTAGCCCCCCTACTGTCTTGCCAGAAACCATCCAGTACAGTGCAGGCCATGGATTATAACTGGCAACTCTTGTCCCGTCTGTTCCTGCCCCTACAGGAATTCCCATTTTGATCATTAATTTTAAAGGCGGTGCATATTTTGCTTTAGCCGCTCCATATCTTTCAACAAAATATTCACCTGCATACGCCATTCTGGCTTGAATCGCAATACCTCCATTCAGATCTTTAACCCTTTTGAGCTGCTGTTCAGTAATAGTTTCTGCATGATCAAACAACCATCTTTCTTTTGCTAACTTCCCATTAGTTTCTTTATTGACTTCCTCAAGAACATCTAGTAAATTAGCAATAGTTTCTCCATAGGTCGCATGAATTCTAAACGGCCAACCACTATCAACATGCAGACGAATCACTTTTTTGATATCACTTCTCCACGACGGTCTGTCTTCTAACATAGGCTGCGGTGCCAGAAAATTTTCGAAATCACCTGCACTCCATGTAAGAAATTCTCCTCCTCCTTCTAATTCATATCCATGATCCAAATGAATTTCTCCATTATTACCTACTTTATTGTTTTCAATCCAGTTTTGAAATTCTTCAAACTCTTTTCCTTTATTCTGGGGAAATAAGTAATAAGACAATCGTATGGGCATTTCTCCCTGATTAGCAAGTAATTTTGTTGCACCATAGTCTTTAGGAAAAGCATGCCCGCCACCCCCGGCATCAATACCGCTTGTAATACCATATCGGTTCAGTTCTCTGTAAAATTGTTTTGTAGAATTCAACATCTGCTGATCGGTCATAGGAGGCAATGCTCCTATTGCAGCATATAGAATCGTCGGATTTGGTTCAGCCAATAGTACACCGGTCAATTTACCATCCGCACCTTTTTCATATGAACTTCCTTCAGGCGGTTTTGTGTTTTCATCAATTTTAAGTGCTTTTAGACCGCTTTTATTGATCCATCCCCGACTGTACAGAAATAATACAAATGCCGGAACTTCTCCAGTTGCTTCGTTAATTTCTTGGGTTGTTGGAAATCTTTTTTCTTCAAACTGAAAGGGACTCCAGCCTCCTACTACCCTCACCCACTCCCCCTTTGGAGTTCTGGCGGCCTGTTCTTTTAACATTTTTAATGCCGTTTTCAAAGAGGTTACCCCATCCCACCTTAATTCAGCGTTATAAAAACGTCCTCCTCTGGTTAGATGTAAATGAGAATCGTTCAATCCTGGAATAATTGTACGCCCATTAGCATCAATAACTTTTGTTTGCTTCCCTTTTAGCTTTAGAATTTCTGCATTAGTTCCAAACGCTAAAACTTTCCCATTTTTTATTGCTATCGCTTCACTAATTGTATTGTTTTTATTCATAATGGCTATTTTACCATTTGTAACAATTAAATCTGCTGTAGCAGTTTCAATTTCCTTTTTGTCTTTTTGAAAGGAACTGAATACTATTATTAGTAATACAAAGAATATTGAATTTTTCATTGTGAATGTTTTTATCTATTATTATTTGTGAATCCCATCTTAACCGTGTATGCTTTAGTTAGTAAATTAATTACCCTGATAAAATCACCA contains:
- a CDS encoding hydrolase; amino-acid sequence: MKNLILAAAVALSSLNAFAQKPSPQLLNPKNHTLILVDHESQMAFAVGNMPVDQLRTNTALVAGASKIFKVPTVITTVAEESFSGPVFPEVLEFYPKSSTKYFDRTTMNFWEDANAYKEVVSKGNKTIVMGGLWTSVCIVGPALSAINDGYTVYVITDASGDVTDEAHNQAVTRMVQAGARPITSMQYLLELQRDWSRSETYTAVTDLVQKYGGSYGIGVQYGRAMLKH
- a CDS encoding alpha/beta fold hydrolase, with amino-acid sequence MKTKLIMSVLTIMFLTCFNSYAKHSVKQEVASQGTVYKAVEYKTILVDSLKIFYREAGETTKPTIILLHGFPSSSHMYRNLINELARNYHVLAPDYPGFGQSSAPTPQQYQYTFDNLSITMEHFIDQLKIKKTSLYIQDYGGPVGMRIATRRPELIQSLIIQNSNAYIEGLGEVLKPLITYVQNPNAETEKAARFFLTIDATKWQYITGAGAPEKIAPDSYSIDQYYLDRKGNDVIQLALFRDYGSNIALYEKWHQYFAKYKPPMLIIWGKNDQFFTAAGANAYLKDNPNAEIHLLNGGHFALEEHHLEISKLIINFLSKKVK
- a CDS encoding amidohydrolase, with translation MKNSIFFVLLIIVFSSFQKDKKEIETATADLIVTNGKIAIMNKNNTISEAIAIKNGKVLAFGTNAEILKLKGKQTKVIDANGRTIIPGLNDSHLHLTRGGRFYNAELRWDGVTSLKTALKMLKEQAARTPKGEWVRVVGGWSPFQFEEKRFPTTQEINEATGEVPAFVLFLYSRGWINKSGLKALKIDENTKPPEGSSYEKGADGKLTGVLLAEPNPTILYAAIGALPPMTDQQMLNSTKQFYRELNRYGITSGIDAGGGGHAFPKDYGATKLLANQGEMPIRLSYYLFPQNKGKEFEEFQNWIENNKVGNNGEIHLDHGYELEGGGEFLTWSAGDFENFLAPQPMLEDRPSWRSDIKKVIRLHVDSGWPFRIHATYGETIANLLDVLEEVNKETNGKLAKERWLFDHAETITEQQLKRVKDLNGGIAIQARMAYAGEYFVERYGAAKAKYAPPLKLMIKMGIPVGAGTDGTRVASYNPWPALYWMVSGKTVGGLQLSAPDNMLTREEALLLYTKGSAWVSKEEAVKGTLEKGMFADFIVLSDDYFSVPESKIKDLSAVLTVVGGNVVFGDKEFGKLSPEIEKAIPEWSPVNFYGGYQKR